From one Triticum urartu cultivar G1812 chromosome 3, Tu2.1, whole genome shotgun sequence genomic stretch:
- the LOC125548980 gene encoding increased DNA methylation 1-like: MQSNGRTPPLFSPESGRGMPPPVVYSRKQGASADGGPSAILRDGGGNHHPSSTDGGHGQPVSERLLQIVPANTRAGKGKNVPPAGGTAVPANGRVRKTRAPKGSSTLAESRKVPGKKSDAGEPAGMHHGTQDNDQLKTVSAPSNSRNRKSTVSASAVSSSRRPRRNNSSTSGTAAAGAKKHTILTWLIDCGVLKENEKVSYADSTSFATKASGAVTRAGIQCTCCDAAMAPPAFSSHAGSEDSAPWERLLLKSGKSLLECVREAWEGEHLRILHAKQKAQAAVEKERERSTQEKKRTLLLAKQSRKEPALALDLDGTNYGGDDDRSDDACGVCADGGQLLCCDNCPSTFHPECLAVEVPEDSWVCHYCRCFLCSADDDGHGGLSICHQCTRKYHHHCRAPLLAGHERPYCSKACNKIAVNLSNMVGAMVSIGEEGHSWSLLKFQEGSVTSDPAALLECNAKLAVALGVLNECFNPVKDRLTGIDMLHQAVYSVESDFKRLSYQRFYTIVLEKDTEIISVALLRFHGAKLAEMPFACTLPQYHRQGMMRLLVNAIDKVLQSVQVENLVISAVDEVVDTWKKLGFEDVEPQLRDEAKRLSTVTIAGTILLQKPTAKQDMLLITEDERAFLEMSWLRCSFVDLLTGTAFPWSPYADPVAVAVRGAGGGGGEA, translated from the exons ATGCAGAGCAATGGGAGAACGCCGCCATTGTTCTCCCCTGAGAGTGGCCGTGGGATGCCACCACCTGTTGTTTATTCCCGGAAACAGGGGGCTAGCGCCGATGGTGGGCCTTCTGCCATATTGAGAGACGGCGGCGGCAACCACCATCCCAGCAGCACTGACGGTGGCCACGGCCAACCAGTGAGCGAGAGGCTGCTTCAGATCGTTCCTGCTAACACCAGAGCTGGGAAGGGCAAGAACGTGCCACCGGCCGGTGGCACTGCCGTGCCGGCAAACGGCCGCGTACGGAAGACACGCGCGCCCAAGGGGAGCAGCACTCTAGCAGAATCCAGGAAGGTGCCCGGCAAGAAATCTGACGCCGGCGAACCGGCGGGCATGCACCATGGCACCCAAGACAACGACCAGCTGAAGACTGTCTCGGCTCCAAGCAACAGCAGGAATAGGAAGAGCACGGTCTCTGCCTCAGCCGTGTCATCGAGCCGGAGGCCTCGCAGGAATAACAGTAGCACGTCCGgcacggcggcggccggagccaAGAAGCACACCATCCTGACATGGCTGATCGACTGCGGTGTGCTCAAAGAGAACGAGAAGGTCTCGTACGCGGACAGCACCAGCTTCGCCACGAAGGCCTCTGGCGCGGTGACTAGGGCCGGCATCCAGTGCACCTGCTGCGACGCCGCGATGGCGCCCCCGGCCTTCTCGTCTCACGCCGGCTCCGAGGACTCGGCACCGTGGGAGAGGCTCCTGCTAAAGTCCGGCAAGTCGTTGCTGGAGTGCGTGCGGGAGGCATGGGAGGGGGAGCACCTGAGGATCTTACACGCCAAGCAGAAGGCACAGGCTGCGGTGGAGAAGGAACGGGAGAGGAGCACACAGGAGAAGAAGCGTACTCTGCTGCTCGCCAAGCAGAGCAGGAAGGAACCAGCCCTCGCCCTCGACCTCGACGGGACCAACTATGGCGGGGACGACGACCGGAGCGACGACGCGTGCGGCGTGTGCGCAGACGGCGGACAGCTGCTGTGCTGCGACAACTGCCCGTCCACCTTCCACCCGGAGTGCCTCGCCGTGGAGGTCCCTGAGGACTCCTGGGTCTGCCACTACTGCCGCTGCTTCCTGTGCTCCGCCGACGATGACGGCCATGGCGGCCTCTCCATCTGCCACCAGTGCACCCGCAAGT ATCACCACCACTGCCGCGCGCCCCTGTTGGCCGGGCACGAGAGGCCCTACTGCAGCAAAGCCTGCAACAAG ATAGCGGTGAATCTGTCAAACATGGTGGGAGCCATGGTCAGCATCGGCGAGGAAGGCCACTCATGGTCCCTGTTAAAGTTCCAAGAGGGCTCCGTGACGTCAGACCCCGCCGCCCTGCTGGAGTGCAACGCGAAGCTGGCAGTGGCGTTGGGCGTGCTGAATGAGTGCTTCAACCCCGTGAAGGACAGGCTGACCGGCATTGACATGCTTCACCAGGCCGTCTACAGCGTCGA ATCGGACTTCAAGCGGCTGAGCTATCAACGGTTTTACACCATAGTTCTGGAGAAGGACACGGAGATCATATCTGTAGCCTTGCTCAG GTTCCATGGCGCCAAGCTGGCGGAGATGCCGTTCGCGTGCACACTGCCGCAGTACCATAGACAAGGGATGATGCGCCTCCTCGTCAATGCCATCGACAAG GTGCTACAATCGGTGCAGGTGGAGAATTTGGTGATCTCGGCGGTGGATGAGGTAGTGGACACATGGAAGAAGCTTGGCTTCGAGGACGTGGAGCCACAGCTGAGAGATGAGGCCAAGAGGCTCAGCACGGTCACCATTGCCGGCACCATCCTACTCCAGAAGCCCACGGCCAAGCAGGACATGTTGCTGATAACCGAGGACGAGCGGGCGTTCCTGGAGATGAGCTGGCTGCGCTGCAGCTTTGTCGACCTCTTGACCGGGACCGCGTTCCCATGGTCGCCATATGCTGACCCCGTGGCCGTTGCCGTGAGGGgggcgggcggcggtggtggcgagGCGTAG
- the LOC125545675 gene encoding uncharacterized protein LOC125545675, with the protein MAHFQEVDYCSEEVRAVGYPARRGCGGVQEHIVKETFVQEFDTAGRRHGHHGHHGRGSGHFEVRESRLEEDINTRTGEFHERKENFVVRADD; encoded by the coding sequence ATGGCGCACTTCCAGGAGGTGGACTACTGCTCGGAGGAGGTGAGGGCGGTGGGCTACCCGGCCCGCCGCGGCTGCGGCGGCGTGCAGGAGCACATCGTCAAGGAGACGTTCGTGCAGGAGTTCGACACCGCCGGCCGCCGCCATGGTCACCACGGTCACCACGGCCGTGGCTCCGGCCACTTCGAGGTGCGCGAGAGCAGGCTGGAGGAGGACATCAACACCCGCACCGGCGAGTTCCACGAGCGCAAGGAGAACTTCGTCGTCAGGGCCGATGACTAA